One window from the genome of Eublepharis macularius isolate TG4126 chromosome 15, MPM_Emac_v1.0, whole genome shotgun sequence encodes:
- the RBM42 gene encoding RNA-binding protein 42: MAAPAIPPPGGPPGVPGGKPGQGPTVVGGGAKSGEERLKEMEAEMALFEQEVLGAPVSLPPVTPVVEAVPVALAVPAVPAVPPVPVIRPIIATNTYQQVQQSLEARAAAAATVVAPIVAPPVPFVGPAVPPQRPPILRPTFVPHVLQRSGGPRPLPMRPPHHQPMVGPPMPGPQGPPMLMGPPMQRAPGPPLGGIGPMRPGPPVGPGIPVGPLAPLVPVPRPVVAPPKVNPTVIQAAPTVYSAPPVKKQEEEHREPPPPVVEEKEPAGLEEPVIGPSMPEVEPVPLVDLGRLPSLRAHDPPPARGKRPRGADSGFVPVEPVVENTPEDKKKTKQEKLKRCIRTAAGTCWEDPSLLEWDADDFRIFCGDLGNEVNDDILARAFSRYPSFLKAKVIRDKRTGKTKGYGFVSFKDPNDYVRAMREMNGKYVGSRPIKLRKSMWKDRNIDVVRKKQKEKKKLGLR, encoded by the exons GTTTGAACAGGAGGTTCTGGGAGCTCCAGTGTCCTTACCTCCTGTGACTCCTGTGGTGGAGGCTGTCCCAGTCGCCCTGGCAGTGCCAGCCGTGCCTGCGGTGCCACCTGTCCCTGTCATCCGTCCTATCATTGCCACCAACACTTACCAACAG GTCCAACAGAGTCTGGAAGCccgagcagcagcagctgcaaccGTGGTAGCTCCCATTGTGGCTCCTCCAGTACCATTTGTAGGCCCAG CTGTTCCCCCTCAACGGCCCCCAATCCTCCGACCGACTTTTGTGCCTCATGTCCTGCAAAGATCTG GTGGTCCCCGGCCCCTGCCAATGCGGCCTCCTCATCACCAGCCCATGGTGGGCCCCCCCATGCCAGGTCCCCAGGGTCCACCGATGCTGATGGGTCCACCAATGCAGagagctcctggcccacctcTTGGAGGCATAGGGCCCATGAGACCTGGTCCGCCT GTTGGCCCAGGGATTCCTGTCGGTCCTCTGGCTCCGCTGGTGCCTGTTCCTCGGCCTGTTGTGGCACCTCCCAAAGTGAACCCCACCGTTATCCAGGCAGCTCCTACAGTGTATTCTGCCCCGCCAGTGAAGAAGCAAGAG GAGGAGCATAGAGAGCCCCCGCCTCCTGTGGTAGAGGAGAAAGAGCCAGCCGGGCTAGAGGAGCCTGTAATTGGTCCCAGCATGCCGGAAGTGGAGCCTGTTCCGCTGGTAGACCTGGGTCGGCTCCCTTCGCTACGTGCACATGATCCACCACCCGCACGAGGGAAGCGCCCCCGAGGGGCTGACTCTGGCTTCGTACCTGTTGAG CCTGTGGTGGAAAACACGCCAGAGGACAAGAAGAAAACCAAGCAGGAGAAGCTGAAGCGCTGCATCCGCACGGCAGCCGGCACCTGCTGGGAGGACCCCAGCCTCCTTGAATGGGACGCTG ATGATTTCCGGATCTTTTGCGGGGACCTGGGCAACGAGGTAAATGACGACATCCTGGCACGTGCCTTTAGCCGCTACCCGTCCTTCCTGAAGGCAAAAGTAATCCGGGACAAGCGTACTGGCAAGACAAAAGGTTACGGCTTTGTCAGCTTCAAGGACCCCAACGATTACGTCCGTGCCATGCGGGAGATGAATG GAAAGTACGTTGGCAGCCGGCCCATCAAGCTGCGCAAAAGCATGTGGAAGGACCGCAACATCGACGTGGTGCGCAAGAAacagaaggagaagaaaaagtTGGGACTGAGGTAG